The nucleotide sequence GTAGCGTCAGCTGATGCTGAGGCGCTACGCCCTACCTTTGCCGTATGTCGGAACCAGCAGCTACTCTTCTTTATCTAGTCCCCACCCCCATCGGCAACCTGGAGGACATCACGCTGCGGGCCATTCGGGTACTTGGCGAGGTGGATACGGTGCTAGCCGAAGACACCCGTACCAGCGGCCGCCTGCTGCAACACTTAGGGTTGAAAAAACCCATGCTCAGCTACCACCTCCACAACGAGCACCAGCAAGTGCAGCGGCTGTTGGAGAGGCTGGAGAAAGGCGAAACCATGGCGCTGGTATCAGATGCGGGCACCCCCGGAATTTCCGACCCCGGCTTTCTGTTGGTGAGAGAATGCCTGGCGCGTGGCATCAAGGTGGAATGCTTGCCGGGCGCAACGGCGTTTGTTCCCGCGTTGCTGAAGTCGGGGTTCGGCGCGGAACGGTTTTCGTTTGAGGGGTTTCTGCCGGTGAAGAAAGGCCGCCAGACCCGCTTGCGCGAACTGGCTCCGGAAACTCGCACCATGATATTTTACGAGTCGCCGCACCGCATTGTCAAGACGCTGGAACAACTGGCGGAGGTGTTGGGGCCGGATCGGCAGGCTTCCGTAAGCCGGGAGCTAACCAAGCTGTTTGAAGAAACCGTGAACGGGACGCTGCTCGAGTTGGCTGCCAACTTTGCGGCTCGTGCCAGCATCAAAGGAGAAATAGTGTTAGTGGTTCAGGGTCAAAAAGATCTTAAAGAAGAGCGTCGTGCTGACTAAACCTTCCGTGTCGGAACTATCTGTGGCGGCCCCAGCAGAGGCCGCTACCTTATCAAGCCGCCAAGTTGCGTGGCAGCCTGCCGTCTTGGCGTTGGTGGGCGCTGTCCTGCTGTGGCTAGGGTGGCCGGTGCACCCGGCTCCGTTGGCGGGGCTGGCGGCCGTGTTGCTGGTAGGCTGGGTGCCGTATCTGCGTATGGAGCAGCTACTGGTAGCACGCGGGGCCAGCGGCTGGAAAGTGTTTCGCTACACCTACCTGCTGCTGGTACTCTGGAACGCCTTTACCACGTGGTGGGT is from Hymenobacter tibetensis and encodes:
- the rsmI gene encoding 16S rRNA (cytidine(1402)-2'-O)-methyltransferase; translated protein: MSEPAATLLYLVPTPIGNLEDITLRAIRVLGEVDTVLAEDTRTSGRLLQHLGLKKPMLSYHLHNEHQQVQRLLERLEKGETMALVSDAGTPGISDPGFLLVRECLARGIKVECLPGATAFVPALLKSGFGAERFSFEGFLPVKKGRQTRLRELAPETRTMIFYESPHRIVKTLEQLAEVLGPDRQASVSRELTKLFEETVNGTLLELAANFAARASIKGEIVLVVQGQKDLKEERRAD